From Syngnathus scovelli strain Florida chromosome 14, RoL_Ssco_1.2, whole genome shotgun sequence, one genomic window encodes:
- the mthfd1b gene encoding C-1-tetrahydrofolate synthase, cytoplasmic, with protein MPAQVINGKEVSARVRENLKKDVEQMKLQDPNFQPGLVILQVGDRDDSNLYIGMKLKAASEIGIKATHLKLPNTATEEEILHSITEVNENSSVHGLIVQLPLDSVHKIDTEKVTNAVAPEKDVDGLTSINAGKLSRGDLSDCFIPCTPNGCMELIRQTGVSVTGKRAVVIGRSKIVGAPMHDLLLWNHATVTTCHSRTLELAEEVGKADILVVGIGKAQMVKGEWIKKGAVVIDCGINFIPDESKPSGKRVVGDVDYSSAQEQASFITPVPGGVGPMTVAMLMANTVLSAKRFLENHQPGRWTISYTKLKLQKPVPSDIVISRSCVPKPIDRLAKEVGLLSDEVDLYGKTKAKVHLSIIKRLETQPDGKYVVVTGITPTPLGEGKSTSTIGLVQALGAHMKLNVFANVRQPSQGPTFGIKGGAAGGGYSQVIPMEEFNLHLTGDIHAITAANNLVAAAIDARMFHEATQSDKALYNRLVPLSGGQRTFSPLQINRLKRLGIDKTDPTALTEDEITRFARLDIDPSSVTWQRVLDTNDRFLRKITIGQSPTEKGYTREAQFDITVASEIMAVLALTSSLQDMREQLAKMVVATSRGGQPITTEDLGVCGALTVLMKDAIKPNLMQTLEGNPVFVHAGPFANIAHGNSSILADKIALKLVGPEGFVVTEAGFGADIGMEKFFNIKCRYSGLRPHVVVLVATVRALKMHGGGPTVTAGMPLPKEYIEENLELLEKGCSNMRKQIENAKHFGVPVVVAVNAFKTDTDAELDLVCSMAKDAGAFDAVHCNHWAEGGAGALALGQAVQRASKAPSSFKFLYDLELPIADKIRIIAQKIYGADDIELLPEAQHKVELYTKQGFGNLPICMAKTHLSLSHEADKKGVPTGFIVPIRDIRASVGAGFLFPLVGTMPTIPGLPTRPCFYDIDLDPETEQVNGLF; from the exons ATGCCAGCACAAGTCATAAATGGGAAAGAGGTTTCGGC GCGGGTGAGGGAGAACTTGAAGAAGGATGTAGAGCAGATGAAGCTTCAGGACCCCAACTTCCAACCTGGTCTAGTTATTTTACAG GTTGGAGATCGTGATGATTCCAATCTCTATATTGGCATGAAGCTAAAGGCTGCATCTGAG ATTGGAATAAAAGCCACACACTTGAAACTTCCCAACACAGCAACTGAGGAAGAG ATTCTCCACAGCATCACAGAGGTGAATGAGAATTCTTCTGTCCACGGTCTCATTGTCCAGTTGCCCTTAGACTCGGTCCACAAGATCGACACAGAGAAGGTGACAAATGCTGTGGCACCTGAAAAGGATGTAGATGG GCTTACAAGCATAAATGCTGGGAAGCTGTCTCGTGGAGATCTGAGCGACTGTTTCATCCCATGCACTCCAAATGGCTGTATGGAACTGATCAGACAGACTG GTGTGTCAGTGACAGGTAAACGTGCAGTCGTGATAGGTCGCAGCAAGATTGTAGGCGCACCAATGCATGACCTTCTACTGTGGAACCACGCCACCGTCACCACATGTCATTCCAGAACTCTGGAATTGGCTGAGGAG GTTGGCAAGGCAGACATCCTCGTTGTTGGCATTGGGAAAGCACAGATGGTGAAAGGGGAATGGATCAAGAAAGGAGCAGTAGTTATTGATTGTGGCATCAACTTCATTCCAG ATGAGAGCAAACCCAGTGGCAAGCGGGTTGTGGGTGACGTGGACTACAGCTCAGCCCAGGAGCAAGCAAGCTTCATCACGCCGGTTCCTGGAGGTGTGGGACCCATGACAGTGGCCATGCTGATGGCG AATACAGTGCTAAGTGCAAAGCGTTTCTTGGAGAACCATCAACCAGGGAGGTGGACTATTTCTTATACCAAACTCAAACTACAGAAACCTGTGCCAAG CGACATCGTGATTTCCCGCTCCTGCGTGCCAAAGCCCATCGACCGTCTAGCAAAAGAAGTGGGTCTGCTCTCAGATGAGGTGGACTTATATGGTAAAACCAAGGCCAAGGTCCACCTGAGCATCATTAAGCGGCTGGAGACGCAACCAGACGGCAAATATGTGGTGGTTACTGG TATTACTCCGACTCCACTGGGAGAAGGAAAGAGCACCAGCACCATCGGCCTGGTCCAAGCACTGGGAGCCCACATGAAGTTAAATGTTTTCGCTAACGTCCGTCAGCCTTCCCAGGGACCCACATTTGGCATTAAAG GTGGTGCTGCAGGAGGGGGATATTCTCAAGTCATTCCAATGGAAGAG TTCAACCTCCACCTCACAGGTGACATCCATGCCATCACTGCAGCCAATAACTTGGTGGCTGCTGCCATCGATGCCCGCATGTTCCATGAGGCCACGCAAAGTGACAAG GCTCTGTACAATCGCTTGGTTCCCCTCAGTGGAGGACAGAGGACGTTCTCCCCGCTCCAGATCAACAGACTAAAA AGACTAGGCATTGACAAAACGGATCCCACCGCACTGACTGAGGATGAGATAACCCGCTTTGCGCGTTTGGACATTGATCCAAGCTCAGTAACCTGGCAGAGAG TGCTGGACACCAATGATCGATTCCTTCGAAAGATCACAATTGGACAATCGCCGACTGAAAAGGGCTATACAAGAGAG GCCCAATTTGACATCACAGTAGCCAGTGAAATCATGGCGGTGCTTGCCCTCACCAGCAGCCTGCAGGACATGCGTGAGCAGCTAGCCAAAATGGTGGTGGCCACCAGCCGTGGAGGACAGCCCATCACCACTGAAGACCTG GGTGTGTGTGGTGCACTAACTGTGCTCATGAAAGATGCCATCAAGCCAAATCTTATGCAGACTTTGGAG GGAAATCCTGTATTTGTCCACGCCGGCCCTTTTGCCAACATCGCCCACGGCAACTCCTCCATCTTGGCTGATAAAATTGCTTTGAAACTGGTTGGACCAGAGGGCTTTGTTG TAACAGAAGCTGGCTTTGGAGCTGACATTGGTATGGAGAAATTCTTCAACATCAAGTGCCGATACTCAGGCCTGAGACCTCACGTGGTGGTTTTGGTGGCCACTGTCCGCGCCCTGAAGATGCACGGCGGGGGGCCAACG gttACTGCTGGAATGCCGCTACCAAAGGAATATATTGAGGAG AACCTTGAGCTGCTGGAGAAAGGCTGCAGCAACATGAGAAAACAGATTGAGAATGCCAAACACTTTGGTGTGCCCGTGGTGGTGGCTGTCAATGCTTTCAA GACTGACACTGATGCTGAGCTGGACCTGGTCTGCAGCATGGCCAAAGATGCCGGTGCCTTTGACGCTGTGCATTGCAACCATTGGGCTGAAGGTGGAGCGGGTGCTCTTGCTCTGGGACAGGCTGTCCAGAGGGCTTCAAAGGCCCCGAGCAGCTTCAAGTTCCTTTATGACTTGGAG CTTCCTATTGCTGATAAAATCCGAATAATCGCCCAGAAGATCTATGGAGCTGATGATATTGAACTTCTCCCAGAGGCCCAACACAAAGTGGAGCTCTACACCAAACAG GGTTTTGGCAACCTCCCAATCTGCATGGCAAAGACTCACCTATCGCTGTCCCACGAGGCAGACAAGAAGGGTGTGCCCACAGGCTTCATTGTGCCCATCAGAGACATCCGAGCAAGTGTTGGTGCAGGCTTCCTCTTCCCACTCGTTGGCACT ATGCCCACAATCCCTGGCCTGCCCACCAGGCCTTGTTTCTATGACATTGACTTAGATCCTGAGACTGAACAAGTCAATGGGCTCTTCTGA